In a genomic window of Columba livia isolate bColLiv1 breed racing homer chromosome 4, bColLiv1.pat.W.v2, whole genome shotgun sequence:
- the LCORL gene encoding ligand-dependent nuclear receptor corepressor-like protein isoform X3 yields the protein MDEKCSFCNLHKETVSDRASVIGSSQSTPTEELSSQGQSNTDKIECQAENYLNALFRKKDLPQNCDPNIPLVAQELMKKMIRQFAIEYISKSSKIQENRNGSSFEPSLICKSIQMNQTENSLQEEQDSPLDLTVNRTQEQNTQQGDGVLDLSTKKSARLEEPKYDPLCSENSVSGSSSTADANSEETTNLEKGKSTLNKVLESFCSYHWQQTLAMLKFLIQDENVPIVCSCKQTHLVHSETPTSLTEEDVHISFCNCNGHMLTKRCCLQNQRPNACLPPLSVCIKDFHSLSCQAVAIGCIKTMVNKTCSSHKYCAEQLQNYNRHSVKAAACTYSTKDCDLLNSIKNSNRSRSPSPPPLSPVQSKEFESLEGSVIDFPTLDNNKLEISVNQPPSLLPAEGSKGEFEYEGKTCRGKEPEYSDGTLLSTGQESYNYYINSEKAEKGEHSAIFQDLIDRINEKLKSIDTTDIATNPVKLSSSDRAPENDVKLGDFITSLLHNAKASDYSFMELLHQHDKQMENKIIQTRFRKRQETLFATYNSPDSPFIRRQSLQIKRELASLDETLVRKKSISERNAKKSTKKIDKIYPNKNHSFTVIEDEALQHLESNPCTNCQTKPMCFPVHQTESFKLPLTNFQTSSSFLVFSENSAIATSQPDLAKTQGDCATLKEIDHIPLQDESIGILGRTKRNVVPPGWYSVYVTNNIVFRKSPNAKKSLESLEKMKINKDAYGERCSDINISKIVTDTNLQVVVERLEDTINLARKSNNSLLDSYKISQKLKDHAYEEVMNQAARKGLPFTVGETGCTGQSCFPHSYVPSNSKTKSVCVTTNKQEMVIDQEMNDGLLKSLTFDSSSSTSSNGDLHTTSEAGEIPSPLNYSSPIKLMFVSEVNSSEGVKYTLTSAAASSKGSTDICLFQGHTNVLLDKEATGDLSHAISVKDCDHNENDTKESSSCVYAETITSSCPVGQTNLSDLKQNGEAVEKSSISIESVLKRKPGRPKKIGPRVVKQVKRPIGRPPKPKIDVTESTERRPELSSDGKNPKSDAAVMEEVNSNKNITVTVVFGRSRRTKRHVSEGNLNVISILPTQHIDSNFANDHSKARHNPETENALTEIVKALQNSSSENEVSGYDYVRPIKSNLASPLPCSNIIRPIKKPLTTIRKPGRPAKVKISGISVTVNRVSPQERKVSISNCLPPLQQQNVLEKNIPQERKNQLCNNMGQVKSMQKDSRENGSNNVITTVSRKREIPMRHSARDRKPSLHFLHSLTSSSAFTCRSALLQKSYKLHLKKAKGRKEKQWQSNQSTASKDTSEPRNSGNAKKDVKDGEFRPFNEVSSDPIFSWNPSLRWWATSTSSDTLLEELNNRFEQVTNTWLRVGGNEFDKCVREKRDPIEQDCSTEMANPLEPCLVEFETSPIKMLFQKKCNMNELCTWFMQTTETQSLSLVRKANARNPLEVVSTREVKVETKQSDVSTCPFRKHFKKFALSSPSKPAGKLQMLHNMVRSPVLSMKRNFTLARLKRNEFKKLQRDRWGQTKKLYNQAPGGWNSKKKNLQFFCQSQLFTSASGESQDEMPKLQKKNTVEIHPAQTLVESQSNLLPTANEARDAFVQQMMGSSDFNPHPGLANILKSHTETNGTICCQQNVRKEQSQDKLFQNTWKAKTFKDCRIFLRKINHIEQHNSFKLNNVIYSPEAVESKSNQAYMEEKRHPLLRSHSTRQNALKKQENEMEISKRSNSSTVTERLDGQFHSRTLSSDVNHGDNPAGSSEVLIRINKRKSPQWETTDTNIRKRHKRQSCSGGQMATYYPKYQVGKFLFPPSS from the coding sequence ttcaaGCTCAACAGCTGATGCAAATTCAGAGGAAACAACTAatttggaaaaaggaaaatcaacaTTAAACAAAGTTTTGGAGTCTTTTTGTTCGTATCACTGGCAACAGACTTTGGCTATGTTAAAATTTTTAATACAAGATGAAAATGTTCCTATAGTATGCAGTTGCAAGCAAACACATTTGGTCCACTCTGAAACTCCCACTTCCCTTACTGAAGAGGATGTTCACATTTCATTTTGCAATTGCAATGGACATATGCTGACAAAAAGGTGCTGTTTACAAAATCAAAGACCAAACGCTTGTTTACCACCTCTGTCTGTTTGTATTAAAGATTTTCATTCTTTGTCATGCCAAGCTGTAGCAATTGGATGTATTAAGACAATGGTGAACAAAACATGTAGTTCTCATAAGTATTGTGCTGAACAATTGCAAAATTATAACAGGCATTctgtgaaagcagcagcatgtaCATATTCAACTAAGGATTGTGATCTCTTGAACAgcattaaaaattcaaataGATCTCGGAGCCCATCGCCGCCTCCACTATCACCTGTACAAAGTAAAGAATTCGAATCATTGGAAGGATCAGTTATAGATTTTCCAACTTTAGACAATAACAAGCTTGAAATATCCGTCAACCAGCCTCCGTCCCTCTTGCCGGCTGAAGGAAGTAAAGGAGAATTTGAATATGAAGGCAAAACATGCAGAGGAAAAGAGCCTGAATATTCAGATGGAACGTTGCTATCAACAGGCCAAGAAAGCTACAATTATTATATAAATTCTGAGAAGGCTGAGAAAGGTGAACATTCTGCCATTTTTCAAGATTTAATAGACCGTATTAATGAAAAGTTAAAATCAATAGACACTACAGATATAGCAACAAATCCTGTCAAActttccagcagtgacaggGCACCAGAAAATGATGTTAAATTAGGAGACTTCATAACCTCACTTTTGCATAATGCTAAGGCAAGTGATTACAGCTTTATGGAATTGCTTCACCAACATGataaacaaatggaaaacaaaattatccAAACAAGATTTCGCAAGCGTCAGGAAACTTTATTTGCGACATATAATTCTCCTGATTCGCCATTCATTCGACGACAGTCTTTGCAAATCAAGAGGGAGCTTGCAAGCCTCGATGAAActcttgtaagaaaaaaatcaatttctgagagaaatgcaaagaaatctACAAAAAAAATTGATAAAATATATCCAAATAAAAACCACAGTTTTACTGTGATAGAAGATGAGGCTTTGCAACATCTTGAGAGTAATCCGTGCACGAATTGCCAGACCAAACCAATGTGCTTTCCAGTACACCAAACAGAGTCTTTCAAACTACCTCTTACTAATTTTCAAACCAGCTCCAGCTTTCTcgttttttcagaaaacagtgcTATTGCCACCAGCCAGCCAGACCTCGCAAAAACACAAGGAGATTGTGCAACCTTAAAAGAGATTGATCATATTCCTCTACAGGATGAGAGTATTGGAATCCTGGGCAGAACTAAACGTAACGTTGTGCCTCCTGGATGGTACTCGGTGTATGTAACGAACAATATTGTGTTTAGAAAGTCACCCAACGCAAAAAAGTCTTTGGAAagtttggaaaaaatgaaaataaataaagatgcTTATGGTGAAAGATGCAGTGACATAAATATAAGCAAaattgtgacagacacaaatCTGCAAGTTGTTGTAGAGCGTTTAGAAGATACAATAAACTTGGCCAGAAAGTCTAACAATTCATTGCTGGATAGTTACAAAATAAGCCAGAAACTAAAAGATCATGCATATGAAGAGGTTATGAACCAAGCTGCTAGGAAAGGCTTACCTTTCACTGTGGGGGAAACGGGATGCACAggacaaagctgctttccacaTTCCTATGTGCCAAGCAACAGTAAAACCAaatctgtgtgtgtgacaacaaacaaacaagaaatggTTATAGATCAAGAAATGAATGATGGCCTTTTGAAATCTCTGACCTTTGATTCATCCAGTTCAACTTCCAGTAACGGGGATTTGCACACAACTTCTGAAGCTGGGGAGATCCCTTCTCCCTTAAACTACTCTAGTCCTATTAAGCTTATGTTTGTCTCGGAGGTTAATAGTAGTGAAGGAGTCAAGTATACCTTGACATCTGCAGCCGCATCTTCTAAAGGAAGCACAGATATCTGTTTGTTTCAGGGGCACACAAACGTTTTGTTAGATAAAGAGGCCACAGGAGATCTTTCTCATGCCATCTCTGTCAAGGATTGTGATCACAATGAAAATGATACCAAGGAGTCGTCGAGTTGTGTTTACGCGGAAACAATTACAAGCTCTTGTCCGGTTGGTCAAACGAACTTAAGTGACTTGAAACAAAATGGTGAGGCTGTGGAGAAATCAAGCATTAGCATTGAAtcagttttaaaaaggaagCCTGGTAGGCCAAAGAAAATAGGTCCTCGGGTTGTTAAGCAGGTTAAGAGACCTATTGGACGGcctccaaaaccaaaaatagaTGTGACGGAAAGCACGGAACGTAGACCAGAGCTTAGCAGTGATGGTAAAAATCCCAAATCTGATGCAGCAGTAATGGAAGAAgttaacagcaacaaaaatatcaCTGTGACGGTTGTTTTTGGAAGGTCAAGAAGAACTAAGAGACATGTTTCTGAAGGTAATCTAAATGTAATCAGCATTCTGCCCACACAACACATTGATTCTAATTTTGCTAATGACCACAGCAAAGCGAGGCACAATCCAGAAACTGAAAACGCTTTGACCGAAATTGTAAAAGCCTTACAGAAttcttcttctgaaaatgaGGTCTCTGGTTATGACTATGTCAGACCTATCAAGAGTAACCTAGCGTCACCTCTTCCTTGCAGCAATATTATACGGCCAATTAAGAAACCGTTAACCACCATTCGAAAACCTGGTAGGCCAGCAAAGGTAAAAATCTCCGGCATATCAGTGACTGTGAATAGAGTTTCAcctcaggaaagaaaagtgaGTATTAGCAACTGTTTGCCCCCTTTACAGCAGCAGAATGTGTTAGAAAAAAACATcccacaggagagaaaaaatcaGCTGTGCAATAATATGGGTCAAGTAAAGAGCATGCAGAAAGATTCTAGAGAGAACGGATCAAACAACGTTATTACAACAGTGTCAAGAAAACGTGAAATTCCAATGAGGCATTCTGCTAGAGACAGAAAACCCTCACTGCATTTTTTACATTCATTAACATCTTCTAGTGCATTTACATGTAGAAGTGCCTTACTGCAGAAATcttacaaactccatttgaaaaAAGCTAAAGGCCGAAAGGAAAAACAGTGGCAATCAAATCAGAGCACAGCATCCAAAGATACCTCAGAACCAAGAAATTCAGGAAATGCAAAAAAGGATGTTAAGGATGGTGAATTCAGGCCCTTTAATGAAGTATCATCAGACCCCATTTTTTCATGGAATCCCTCTCTCAGGTGGTGGGCTACTTCCACGTCAAGTGACACTTTGTTGGAAGAACTAAATAATAGATTTGAGCAGGTAACTAATACCTGGTTGAGAGTGGGGGGAAATGAGTTTGATAAATGTGTTCGTGAAAAAAGGGATCCCATTGAACAAGACTGTAGTACTGAAATGGCAAACCCTTTAGAGCCCTGCCTCGTAGAATTTGAAACATCGcctataaaaatgctttttcagaaaaagtGTAATATGAATGAGCTCTGCACCTGGTTTATGCAAACTACAGAAACACAGTCTCTTTCTCTAGTGAGAAAGGCAAATGCTCGCAATCCTTTAGAAGTAGTTAGCACTAGAGAGGTAAAGGTGGAAACTAAACAATCTGATGTTAGTACTTGCCCTTTCagaaagcactttaaaaagttTGCACTATCCTCTCCTTCAAAACCAGCAGGGAAATTACAAATGTTACATAACATGGTGAGATCTCCAGTCTTAAGCATGAAAAGGAATTTTACGTTAGccagattaaaaagaaatgaatttAAGAAGTTACAGCGCGATAGGTGGGGACAAACGAAAAAGCTGTATAATCAGGCTCCCGGAGGCTGGAACTcgaaaaagaaaaatttgcagTTCTTTTGCCAAAGCCAGTTGTTTACAAGTGCAAGTGGGGAAAGCCAGGATGAAATGCCCaagctccagaaaaaaaatacggTAGAAATCCATCCCGCTCAGACTTTGGTAGAATCTCAGAGTAACCTCCTGCCAACCGCAAATGAAGCCAGAGATGCATTTGTTCAACAGATGATGGGATCTTCTGACTTTAACCCACATCCTGGTTTAGCAAATATACTTAAGTCACATACAGAGACAAATGGAACAATTTGTTGCCAGCAAAATGTTAGGAAAGAACAAAGCCAAGATAAACTCTTTCAAAATACTTGGAAAGCCAAAACCTTTAAAGATTGTAgaatatttctgagaaaaatcaACCATATTGAGCAGCACAATTCATTTAAGTTAAATAATGTCATTTATTCTCCCGAAGCTGTTGAAAGTAAAAGCAATCAGGCCtatatggaagaaaaaaggcatcCTCTTTTAAGGTCCCATTCTACTAGACAAAATGcattaaagaaacaagaaaatgaaatggaaatatcTAAACGATCTAATTCTTCTACAGTGACTGAAAGGCTGGATGGCCAGTTTCACAGTAGAACATTAAGTAGTGATGTAAACCATGGTGATAATCCTGCTGGTAGTTCTGAAGTTCTTATcagaataaacaaaagaaaaagtccGCAATGGGAGACCACTGATACAAATATCAGAAAAAGGCATAAGAGACAATCATGCAGTGGTGGACAAATGGCAACTTATTACCCAAAGTACCAAGTAGGTAAGTTCCTGTTCCCCCCTTCATCTTAA